A stretch of Microbacterium sp. LWH3-1.2 DNA encodes these proteins:
- a CDS encoding DUF998 domain-containing protein, translating into MSTVNTPALPDAAPPTPGRRAESEAVYAAFAAGILGAIYGLLVGIFAPDLQLAGVADSFSVWAACGAAVVAAVASTLEYWRSRNRPGQQWRQSLPSWKYIVNTVSVVIVHTALAFVAVYALYRVLAMGFIGLPIVTFWSVVLMSVTLGLTTWFVYLSVSAMTTQRMSSLLLTFIAIGTLTAMVTTPDPKWWTIHFSHLGTFEDDLSSWVFNGTLIAAGLLVTTFAVYVANDMRELTEAGILQNPRAVRTVPVLFVIMGVMLACVGIFPVDVNMPAHNLSASGMAVMYLVLLIGGPRFFRGMPRTYFVASWAFLAAMVASVILFIPAVGYFSLTAFEIIVFALIFGWIAVFIRFLGVAGRKD; encoded by the coding sequence ACTGTGAACACCCCGGCGCTGCCGGACGCCGCTCCCCCGACGCCGGGGCGCCGAGCGGAGTCCGAGGCGGTCTACGCCGCGTTCGCCGCCGGCATCCTCGGCGCGATCTACGGCCTGCTGGTGGGCATCTTCGCCCCCGATCTGCAGCTCGCCGGCGTCGCCGACTCGTTCTCGGTCTGGGCCGCGTGCGGCGCGGCGGTGGTCGCCGCCGTCGCATCGACGCTCGAGTACTGGCGCTCCCGCAACCGGCCGGGCCAGCAATGGCGTCAGTCGCTGCCGTCGTGGAAGTACATCGTCAACACGGTCTCGGTCGTCATCGTGCACACGGCGCTCGCGTTCGTCGCGGTGTACGCGTTGTACCGCGTGCTGGCGATGGGCTTCATCGGACTGCCGATCGTGACGTTCTGGTCGGTCGTGCTCATGTCGGTCACGCTCGGTCTCACGACCTGGTTCGTGTATCTGTCGGTGTCGGCGATGACGACGCAGCGCATGTCGTCGCTGCTGCTCACGTTCATCGCGATCGGCACGCTCACCGCCATGGTGACCACCCCCGACCCGAAGTGGTGGACGATCCACTTCAGCCACCTCGGCACCTTCGAGGACGACCTCTCGAGCTGGGTCTTCAACGGCACCCTCATCGCCGCAGGACTCCTGGTGACGACGTTCGCGGTCTACGTCGCCAACGACATGCGCGAACTCACCGAGGCGGGCATCCTCCAGAACCCGCGTGCGGTGCGGACGGTCCCCGTGCTCTTCGTCATCATGGGCGTCATGCTCGCGTGCGTCGGCATCTTCCCCGTCGACGTGAACATGCCGGCCCACAACCTGTCGGCATCGGGCATGGCCGTGATGTACCTGGTTCTGCTCATCGGCGGCCCTCGGTTCTTCCGCGGCATGCCTCGCACCTACTTCGTCGCGTCGTGGGCATTCCTCGCCGCCATGGTCGCGTCGGTGATCCTCTTCATCCCCGCGGTCGGCTACTTCTCGCTCACGGCGTTCGAGATCATCGTCTTCGCCCTGATCTTCGGCTGGATCGCCGTGTTCATCCGGTTCCTCGGCGTCGCGGGCCGCAAGGACTGA